A part of Danaus plexippus chromosome 27, MEX_DaPlex, whole genome shotgun sequence genomic DNA contains:
- the LOC116775661 gene encoding uncharacterized protein LOC116775661: MENYQKHPIKLLIQDIFRAKQTENKYVYKLFDLSFKNVMIHGVVTSVYNTTTFTTNLELSDPTGCVQIYYDTRKRNGNISQDVMKDLIRSFGNFSRSGNDKAPFLASLLNYIEKKHKNPIDFKEGSYVNVIGDIFIDNFQNTRMVSAFQIKCTSVESDIIWLEEVRYLYNKYYLCEKEK; encoded by the coding sequence AtggaaaattatcaaaaacatccaatcaaattattaatccAAGACATTTTTCGTGCCAAACAAactgaaaacaaatatgtttataaattatttgatttatcttTTAAGAATGTAATGATACACGGTGTAGTTACATCTGTTTATAATACTACAACATTCACGACAAACTTGGAGTTGAGCGATCCGACTGGCTGTGTACAGATATATTACGatactagaaaacgtaatggTAACATATCTCAGGATGTTATGAAAGACCTAATTAGAAGTTTCGGAAATTTCTCAAGATCTGGGAATGATAAAGCTCCTTTCCTGGCTTCCTTATTAAACTATATCgagaaaaaacataaaaatcctATTGATTTTAAAGAAGGTTCTTATGTTAATGTGATTggcgatatttttattgataattttcaaaacaccAGAATGGTATCGgcgtttcaaattaaatgtacgTCAGTTGAATCGGACATTATATGGTTAGAAGAGGTGagatatttgtataacaaatattatttatgtgagAAAGAGAaatga